The Microterricola viridarii nucleotide sequence ACGTGGCCATGGCGGTCTCCTGTCTAGGTGCGGCGCACCCGGTAGCCCAGGTAGACGACGCCGCTGTCGAAGCGGCGCTCGTCGGTGAGTTCGAGCGTGCTCTGCACGGCCTCCGGGAACATGTGCAGACCGCCGCCCAGGATGAAGGGGAACACCAGCAGCTGAACCTCATCGACGAGACCGGCGCGCAGGGCGTGGGAGGCGAGGGTCGGCCCGCTCACGCTGATGTCGCGGGCGGATGCCGCCTTCAACTCCCGGATCGTCGGCACGTCGAAGCGGCGCTCGATCCGGGTGCGCGGCCCGGCCGGCTCGGTGAGCGTGCGGGAGTAGACGATCTTGTCGGCCGCCTGCCAGACAGCGGCGTACTCCTGCACAAAACCCGGCATATCGGAGAAGTCGTTCGTCGCCTCCCACCAGGTCATCACCTCGTACATGCGCCGCCCGTAGAGGTGGGTGCCGACGGAGCGCTCGAGCTCGTTCGCGAAGCGGTGCACCTCCTCATCCGGCATCGCGAACTCGAAGCTGCCGTGTGCATCAGCGGTGAATCCGTCGAGAGAGCACAAGCTGGTGTAGATCAACGCGGCCATGCCGGCCTCCTCCGTGTCGAGCGAGGGTGTGACGCGGAATCGAGCCTAGGAGCGTCGGCGGCGTCGCGCCAGTGCCTCGTGCCGGTTCGCGCGCTCGCCGCCCAGCAGAAGCGCGTACCCTCATACGGTGCCCGTTCCCGCCACCCTCGCCCCCGCGCCTGCCACGGCTCCCGTCGTGCTCGCCGCCGCGGAGTGGCGCGCCCTCGAGGCGGCGCACGTCGAGCGCGCCGACGCGCTGACGCTTGGGCGGCGCGAGCGCGTGCAGCGCCGCGAGACGCACCCGGTCGAGGACTTCCTCTTCACCTACTACCCGAACAAGCCGTCGGCGCTGCGCCGCTGGCACCCGGGGGCCGGCACCGTGCTGAGCGGCGCCGCCGCCGAGGACCGCGCCGAGTGGCGCTGGTACCGCGCAGCGGGCGGCGACCTCGAGGTGGATGCCGCCGCCTTCCTCGCCGCGCGCGGCGCCACCGTCGACTTCATCGCGCGGCTGCTCGGCCGCACGGCGGAGCGCACCGCGCGCTTCGGCTGCTTCGGCCTGCACGAGTGGGCGATGGTCTACAAGCAGGGCGAGCACCGGCACGAGGTGCCGCTCCGGCTCGGCCAGGCCGCCACCGACGCCGTCGTCGAGGCCGCCAACATCAGCTGCACGCACTTCGACGCGTACCGCTTCTTCACGCCGGCGGCCGTGCCGCGCAACGCGCTGACGCCGACGCGCGAGAACCAGCCGGAGCTGGAGCAGTCTGGCTGCCTGCACGCCGGCATGGACCTCTACAAGTGGGCCGTGAAGCTCGGCCCGCTGGTGCCGGGGGCGCTGCTGCTCGACACCTTCGAGCTGGCCCGCGACATCCGCTGGCTCGACATGGCGGCCTCGCCGTACGACGTGAGCGCGTGGGGTGCACCTGCCGTCGCCATCGAGACCGCGGAGGGCAAGGCGGAGTACGTCCGCGCCCAGCGCGGCTTCGCCGAGCGCGGCGACGCGCTGCGCGTGCGGCTGCTCGCCGCGATGGAGAGCGCGCGCGCAGCCGCGCTGGTCGAGTAGGCCCGCCAGGGCCGCATCGAGACCCGGCTCCCCGCCTGGGACCGTCCGCAGTGCGAGGTCTCGATACGCTCGTTCCTCGCTACTCGACCAACGGGGTCGGCGCGGTGTCGGCTTCGGTCGCCGGCGCCCCTCGACCAGCGGGGTCGGCGAGGTGCCGGCTTCGGTCGCCGGCGCCCCCTCGACCAACGGGGTCGGCGGGGTGGTGGCTTCGGTCGCCGGCGCCCCTCGACCAGCGGGGGATTCACGCCGGCCGGAGGGGCCGCGCCGCGACGACGGATCAGCGCAGCCCCCGAAGCCCCGGAGTGCACGCGATCGGGTCCTACGCCACTTCCGGTGGAACCGCGCCAGTTCAGCTGGCGCGGTTCCGGTGCAACTGGCGTGGCTGCGGCGGGCGGGGGGAGCCGGCTACTTGAGCCCGAGCGTCTCCAGGAACAGCTCCGCGTAGCGCGGGGCGTCCACGTCGAGGGCGATGTCGATGGTCGCCCACTCATCGGCCAGGCCATGCACGATGTCCTCGCCGCCGAACAGGCGCATGTCGACGAGGGTCTGGCCGCGGCCGTAGCCGCCGAGCTCGATCCGCACCGGGCGGTGCTCGATGCGCAGCGACTCCGGCTCGACGAGCGCGCAGACGGCGCCGGCGTCGCCGATCAGGCCGGTGTACTCGGCCGTCGAGTCCTCGCTCAGCGCAATCCGGTTGCCGAGCAGCGCGCCGACGATCCGGCCGACAGGGTCGTCGCCGGCGGCCAGGGCTGCCGCGGCATCCTGCTCGACAGCGACCTGGTTGAACACGTCGAGGCCGTACATGAGCGTCGGCACACCGGAGTCGAGAACGATGGCGGCGGCCTCCGGGTCGTGCCAGACGTTGAACTCGGCGACGGCGGTGGCGTTGCCGACGGATGCCGAGCCTCCCATGAACACGATGCGCTCGAGCTTCTCGGCCACCTCGGGGTGGGTTCGCAACAGCAGGGCCAGGTTGGTCTGCGGGGCCAGCGCCACGAGCGTGACGGGGCGCTCGGCGTCCATGATGGTGCGGCGCATCAGCTCGACGGCGCTGACCTGCTCGGCGACGCGCTGGGTGGCCGGCAGTGCGATGCCGCCGAGGCCGTCCGCTCCGTGCACGTGCGAGGCCGAGCGGGCCGGCTCGATCAGCGGGCGGGTGGCGCCGGCGGCGACGGGGATGGCCGGGGCGTCTGCGGCATCCAGGATCTTCAGGGTGTTCTCGACGACCTGCTCGAGCGAGGCGTTGCCGGCCACACACGTGATGGCGAGCACCTCGATCGCGGGGTGCTTGACGGCGAACAGAATGGCGAGGGCGTCGTCGACGCCGGTGTCGACATCGAGGATGACGGGGATCGTAGGCATCTAGCAAGGATACGGCCGCCTCGCCGACGCGTTCGCTGCGAGGCGGCCGCGAGGTGCGGCCTATCGAACGAGCCGGACTTCCTTGATCTCCTCGCCGAGGAACGGCTGCAGCTGGGTGGCGCCATCCGGCACGAACCCGTTGCGCTTGTAGAAGCCGTGCGCGCGCGGGTTGTCCTCGGCGACCCAGAGGTAGCCGGGTCGGGCCTCGCAGGCGGCGTCGAACAGGCGCTGGCCGAGGCCGGTTCCCTGGTAGGCCTCGAGCAGGTAGATGAAGTAGAGCTCGCGCTCGCGGGGGGCGTCTTCGTCGCGGGCGGGGCCGGAGCCGACGAAGCCGACGATCTCGCCATCGACCTGCGCGACGTAGAGGTGGTGGTCCGGGCCCTGGCTGACCCAGTGGGTCCAGAGCTCGGCCATGCGGCGGGGGGAGAGCTTGGCGAGGGTGGCCTCGCTGATCAGGTGATCGTAGGTCTCGTGCCAGCACTGGGCGTGAACGCGGCCGAGGGCCTCGGTGTCCACGTCGCGGACGGGTCGGATAATCGCTTCAGCAACTGCATTGGTGCTCATGACCAGAGACTAAGCCAGCACCCGCTCGTCTGTGAAATCGGCGCGGATACAGGGGATCGGGAGCCTCGTGCGGTAATATGTCACCCATTACGATCCACTCTGGAATTCTCGCCGATGCCCCGCCAGAAAGGCCACTTCATGCACACGCACACCGACGCGCACCCGCACGAACAACCGACGTCGTCGATGCCGCGCCCGAGTGAGCCAGACCCCCGCCTGCCGCGTCTCGCCGAGTCGGCCGGGTTCATCGAGTACATGGGAACCGGGTGGGCAACCCCGGACCGCACCCCGGTGACGGTGCCGGGAGTGGCCGGCGCTGCGGCGGCGCACCGGCAGCGGCTGAGCGCGGTCAGCGCGGGCAGCACCATCGTCGTGCTCGCCGGCCGCGCCCCGGTGCGGGCCAACGACACCTACTACGACTTCCGCCCGGACAGCGACTTCTTCTGGCTGACCGGCTGCTCGGCCGAGGACGCCGTCGTCGTGATGACGCCCGTCTCCGGCGGCCACGACGCGACCCTCTACGTGCCGGCGCCGGCATACCCCGGCGAGGCGGGCTTCTTCGCCGACGCCGCCCACGGCGAGCTCTGGGTTGGCTCGGCGCCCGGCATGCCGGAGTGGAGTGCGGCGCTGGACATCGAGACCAAGCCGCTCAGCCAGCTCGCCGCCGCGCTGCGGGGCGCCTCCGAGGTGCTGCTCGCCGGCAACACGGTGGCCGCGCCGCGCGAGCTCGCCGAGTTCCCCGTGTCGGTGCCGCTGCGCCGCACGCTCGCCGAGCTGCGGATGATCAAGGACGCGTGGGAGCTCGCCGAGCTGCGCCGTGCCGTTGACGACAGTGTCGACGGCTTCGCCGCCGTCGCCCGCGAGATCCCGAACGCCATCGCGTTCGGCGGGGAGCGCTGGCTGCAGGGAACATTCGACCGCTACGCGCGCACGGTCGGCAACGGCCCCGGCTACTCGACGATCGTCGGCAGTGGCGCGCACGCGCCGATCCTGCACTGGGTTCGCTGCGACGGCCCCGTGCTGCCCGACGCGGCGCTGCTGCTCGACATGGGGGTCGAGGCGCGCTCGTTCTACACCGCGGACGTCACCCGCACGCTGCCGGCATCCGGCACCTTCTCCACCGCCCAGCGCGCCGTGCACGACCTCGTCGAGGCCTCGCACCGCGCCGGCCTGGCGGCGGTTGGTCCCGGCCGCCAGTTCAGCGACTTCCACACCGCGTCACTCGAGGTCATCGCGCGCGGCCTGCACGACTGGGGCCTGCTCCCCGTCTCGGTCGACGAGGCACTCAGCGCGGAGGGGCAGCAGCACCGGCGCTACATCGTCTGCGGCATCGGCCACCACCTCGGCCTGGACGTGCACGACTGCGCCCAGTCCAGCTACGAGGCCTACCAGGGGGCGCCGATGGCGCCCGGCATGGTGCTCACCGTTGAGCCCGGGCTGTACTTCCACGCCTGGGACGAGACGGTTCCCCCTGAGTTGAGGGGTATCGGGGTGCGCATCGAGGACGATATTTTGGTGACGGATTCCGGCTCCGATATTCTTTCTGACGCATTGCCCATCGATGCGTCTGGCCTTGAACAGTGGATGCGCGCGCTCGCGTGATTCACCCCAGCCGAGAGACGAAGGAGCACAGATGAGCATCCCAGCAATGGAGCCCGTCGGCCAGCCGATCAGCCTCCGCGCGCACGTCGAGAAGGCGCTGTCCTCTGCGATCATCTCGGGCGAGCTCGCGCCGGGCACCATGCTGACCGTGCCGACGCTGGCCGCGCAGTTCGACGTCTCGGCGACCCCGGTGCGCGAGGCGATGCTCGATCTGGAGGGGCGCGGCTTCGTGGAGTCGGCCCGCAACAAGGGCTTCCGGGTCACCGAGATGAGCGAGGACGCGCTGCGCGAGCTGGCCGAGGTGCGCCTGCTGCTCGAGCCGCCGGCCATGGAGCGGCTCGCGGGCAGCTTCCCACTCGAGCAGCTCGCCGCCTTCGAGGAGCTGGCTGAGCGGATCACCGCCGGCGCCGAGGCGGGCGATCTGCGCGCCTATCTGGAGGCCGACATGCAGTTCCACCTCGACCTCACCCGGCTGCTCGGCAACACCCTGCTCGTCGACACCGTCGCGGAGTTGCGCTCGCGCACCCGCTTGCTCGGCCTGGCCTCGATGCTGGAGAGCAAGAAGCTCGGCGACTCGGCCGCCGAGCACGCCGAGCTGCTCGGCTACCTGGCCACCGGCGATGCGCAGGCCGCACGCGATCTCATGCGCCGGCACATCGCGCACACGACCGGCTGGTGGTCGGGAAACCCCGAGTCCGAGCAGGGCGCCTAGACCCGATTCCGCCCGCCGTCTGAGCGGGACACCAGGGGCAGCAGGTCGTTCCCACGCTCCCCATTGGCAAAATCAACAATATGTGACATATTACTAAAACGAGCCGCAGCAGCGGGTCGCAGAGAACGACAAGCCTCAGAGAGGAGGCGCAATGCCGCTCGGTACCCTCCGTGCCACCGCCCACCACGCGGGTGCGCGCTCCGCCGACGTCATCGTCATCGGCGCCGGGATCATCGGCGCCGCCTGTGCTCGCTCTCTCTCCCGCGCCGGCCTCTCGGTGATCGTGCTCGAGCGCTCCGCCGCCGCCAGCGGCACCAGCGCCAAGGGCGAGGGCAACCTCCTCGTCTCCGACAAGGGCCCGGGCGCCGAGCTGCGCCTGGCCCAGTACGCCGGCTCGCTCTGGCCGAGCGTCGTCGCCGAGCTGCGCGCGGAGCTCGGCCCCGACTTCCCCAGCCTCGAGTACGAGCGCAAGGGCGGCCTCGTCGTCGCGACGACGGATGCCGGGGCCGCGCCGCTGCTCGCATTCGCCGCAGGCCAGCGTGCCGCGGGCGTCGACGCCCTCCCCGTCGGCATCGACGAGGCCCTCGAGCTGGAGCCCGAACTCAACCCGGCCGCCACGGCCGCCGTCTTCTACCCGGATGACGCCCAGGTGCAGCCCGTCGCGGCCACCGAGGCGCTGCTGGCATCCGCCCGGCGCTCCGGTGCCACCGTGCACATCGACGCCCGCGTGACCGGGGCGATCCGCAGCCAGCTCCACCCGGACACGGTCACCGGCGTGCGCACCACCGTCGGCGAGTTCCACGCCCCCCACGTCATCGTGGCCGCCGGGCCCTGGAGCGGAGAGGTCGCAGAGGCCCTCGGCGTCAGCCTCCCCGTGCGCCCGCGGCGCGGCATGGTGCTCGTGACCACGCGCATGCCGCACCGCATCTTCCACAAGGTCTACGACGGCGACTACTTCGGGGCCACGCAGTCCAGCGACGCCGCGCTGCAGACGTCGAGCGTCGTCGAGTCCACCGCGGCCGGAACCGTGCTGATCGGCTCCAGCCGCGAGCAGATCGGCTTCGACGAGCGCCTGCGGGTCGAGGTGCTGCGCGGCATCGCGGCCAAGTCGCTGCGGCTGTTCCCCTTTCTCGAGAATGCGAGCATCATGCGCACCTACGGTGGCTTCCGGCCGTTCATGCCCGACCACCTGCCGGTGATCGGCGCAGACCACCGCGCGCCGGGCCTCTGGCACGCCAGCGGCCACGAGGGCGCCGGGATCGGCCTCTCCCTCGCGACCGCCGAGATCCTCGCCGCCCAGCTGCTCGGCACGACGCCGCCGACGGATGCCGCGCCGTTCTCGCTGGCGCGGGCATCGCTCGCCCCTCACCTCGGAAGCGCCGCCTGATGGCCGCCCGACTGCTGCCGGCCGGCACCGACCCGATCCGCCCGGGCGCGACACGCGCCCTCTCCCTCTCCGTCGACGGCGAGCCCGTCGACGGCGTCGACGGGCAGAGCATCGCGGGCGTCATTCTCGCGTCCGGCCGGCTGAGCTGGCGGCGCACCTCGAGCGAGGGCAAGCCGCGCGGGCTGTTCTGCGGCATCGGCGTCTGCTTCGACTGCATCGTCACTGTGAATGGGGAGCGCGACGTGCGCGCCTGCCAGCGCCGCGCCGCAGACGGCGATGTGATCCAGAGCCAACACGACACCCTGCCGGAGGTGCGCGCATGAGCCACCGCAGCGTTCTCGTCATCGGCGCCGGCCCGGCCGGGCTGGCCGCAGCGCGCGCCGCGCGGGCGGCCGGCGCCAGCGTCACGCTGCTCGACTCGTCCGACTACCTCGGCGGCCAGTACTGGCGGCACCTGCCGGCGGCCCGCCCGGCCGGCAATGAGAAGGTGCTGCACCACGGCT carries:
- a CDS encoding dihydrofolate reductase family protein — translated: MAALIYTSLCSLDGFTADAHGSFEFAMPDEEVHRFANELERSVGTHLYGRRMYEVMTWWEATNDFSDMPGFVQEYAAVWQAADKIVYSRTLTEPAGPRTRIERRFDVPTIRELKAASARDISVSGPTLASHALRAGLVDEVQLLVFPFILGGGLHMFPEAVQSTLELTDERRFDSGVVYLGYRVRRT
- a CDS encoding 3-methyladenine DNA glycosylase, which encodes MPVPATLAPAPATAPVVLAAAEWRALEAAHVERADALTLGRRERVQRRETHPVEDFLFTYYPNKPSALRRWHPGAGTVLSGAAAEDRAEWRWYRAAGGDLEVDAAAFLAARGATVDFIARLLGRTAERTARFGCFGLHEWAMVYKQGEHRHEVPLRLGQAATDAVVEAANISCTHFDAYRFFTPAAVPRNALTPTRENQPELEQSGCLHAGMDLYKWAVKLGPLVPGALLLDTFELARDIRWLDMAASPYDVSAWGAPAVAIETAEGKAEYVRAQRGFAERGDALRVRLLAAMESARAAALVE
- a CDS encoding nucleoside hydrolase gives rise to the protein MPTIPVILDVDTGVDDALAILFAVKHPAIEVLAITCVAGNASLEQVVENTLKILDAADAPAIPVAAGATRPLIEPARSASHVHGADGLGGIALPATQRVAEQVSAVELMRRTIMDAERPVTLVALAPQTNLALLLRTHPEVAEKLERIVFMGGSASVGNATAVAEFNVWHDPEAAAIVLDSGVPTLMYGLDVFNQVAVEQDAAAALAAGDDPVGRIVGALLGNRIALSEDSTAEYTGLIGDAGAVCALVEPESLRIEHRPVRIELGGYGRGQTLVDMRLFGGEDIVHGLADEWATIDIALDVDAPRYAELFLETLGLK
- a CDS encoding GNAT family N-acetyltransferase: MSTNAVAEAIIRPVRDVDTEALGRVHAQCWHETYDHLISEATLAKLSPRRMAELWTHWVSQGPDHHLYVAQVDGEIVGFVGSGPARDEDAPRERELYFIYLLEAYQGTGLGQRLFDAACEARPGYLWVAEDNPRAHGFYKRNGFVPDGATQLQPFLGEEIKEVRLVR
- a CDS encoding aminopeptidase P family protein gives rise to the protein MPRQKGHFMHTHTDAHPHEQPTSSMPRPSEPDPRLPRLAESAGFIEYMGTGWATPDRTPVTVPGVAGAAAAHRQRLSAVSAGSTIVVLAGRAPVRANDTYYDFRPDSDFFWLTGCSAEDAVVVMTPVSGGHDATLYVPAPAYPGEAGFFADAAHGELWVGSAPGMPEWSAALDIETKPLSQLAAALRGASEVLLAGNTVAAPRELAEFPVSVPLRRTLAELRMIKDAWELAELRRAVDDSVDGFAAVAREIPNAIAFGGERWLQGTFDRYARTVGNGPGYSTIVGSGAHAPILHWVRCDGPVLPDAALLLDMGVEARSFYTADVTRTLPASGTFSTAQRAVHDLVEASHRAGLAAVGPGRQFSDFHTASLEVIARGLHDWGLLPVSVDEALSAEGQQHRRYIVCGIGHHLGLDVHDCAQSSYEAYQGAPMAPGMVLTVEPGLYFHAWDETVPPELRGIGVRIEDDILVTDSGSDILSDALPIDASGLEQWMRALA
- a CDS encoding GntR family transcriptional regulator encodes the protein MSIPAMEPVGQPISLRAHVEKALSSAIISGELAPGTMLTVPTLAAQFDVSATPVREAMLDLEGRGFVESARNKGFRVTEMSEDALRELAEVRLLLEPPAMERLAGSFPLEQLAAFEELAERITAGAEAGDLRAYLEADMQFHLDLTRLLGNTLLVDTVAELRSRTRLLGLASMLESKKLGDSAAEHAELLGYLATGDAQAARDLMRRHIAHTTGWWSGNPESEQGA
- a CDS encoding NAD(P)/FAD-dependent oxidoreductase; the encoded protein is MPLGTLRATAHHAGARSADVIVIGAGIIGAACARSLSRAGLSVIVLERSAAASGTSAKGEGNLLVSDKGPGAELRLAQYAGSLWPSVVAELRAELGPDFPSLEYERKGGLVVATTDAGAAPLLAFAAGQRAAGVDALPVGIDEALELEPELNPAATAAVFYPDDAQVQPVAATEALLASARRSGATVHIDARVTGAIRSQLHPDTVTGVRTTVGEFHAPHVIVAAGPWSGEVAEALGVSLPVRPRRGMVLVTTRMPHRIFHKVYDGDYFGATQSSDAALQTSSVVESTAAGTVLIGSSREQIGFDERLRVEVLRGIAAKSLRLFPFLENASIMRTYGGFRPFMPDHLPVIGADHRAPGLWHASGHEGAGIGLSLATAEILAAQLLGTTPPTDAAPFSLARASLAPHLGSAA
- a CDS encoding (2Fe-2S)-binding protein; the encoded protein is MAARLLPAGTDPIRPGATRALSLSVDGEPVDGVDGQSIAGVILASGRLSWRRTSSEGKPRGLFCGIGVCFDCIVTVNGERDVRACQRRAADGDVIQSQHDTLPEVRA